The proteins below are encoded in one region of Pseudonocardia sp. DSM 110487:
- a CDS encoding carboxymuconolactone decarboxylase family protein, translating into MTERLERGRRWFEEVYGPGTSDGLLEMQQGVAKDLARFGVEFNFGDIYSRPGLTLQQRELLSLASLVTIGGLEPQLRGHTRGAIRVGCTPTEILETVIHVVQYCGFPRALNAIRVVTDQLVELGLDIPPATGREA; encoded by the coding sequence ATGACTGAGCGGCTGGAACGCGGCAGGCGGTGGTTCGAGGAGGTCTACGGCCCCGGCACGTCCGACGGTCTCCTCGAGATGCAGCAGGGCGTGGCCAAGGACCTGGCCCGGTTCGGTGTCGAGTTCAACTTCGGCGACATCTACTCGCGGCCGGGTCTCACGCTCCAGCAGCGGGAGCTGCTCTCCCTCGCCTCGCTGGTGACGATCGGCGGGCTGGAGCCGCAGCTGCGCGGGCACACCCGCGGCGCGATCCGCGTGGGCTGCACCCCGACCGAGATCCTCGAGACCGTCATCCACGTCGTGCAGTACTGCGGCTTCCCCAGGGCGCTGAACGCGATCCGGGTCGTCACCGATCAGCTCGTCGAGCTGGGCCTCGACATCCCGCCTGCGACCGGCCGTGAGGCCTGA
- a CDS encoding SMP-30/gluconolactonase/LRE family protein, protein MNALVEPGAELERLFSGTEWGEGPAWLPSTRSVRFSDIPNDRILEYDPATGRTAVHRSGVEFVNGRTVDLDGRVVQCSHGLRRIEREHDGVVTPVVERWAGGRFNSPNDVVVASDGAIWFTDPPYGIHESGREGHPGVSDYGACYVFRHDETTGDTEPVITDMVHPNGIAFSPDESVLYVADTGFLQVPDGPRHLKAYPAAGGAGSVFAVVEPGASDGFRVDEAGRIWTSSGDGVQVLSPAGELLLKIPVPEVVSNVCFGGDDGRDLYITASTSLYRIRTATVQASRPVAGGMSRPSSTS, encoded by the coding sequence ATGAACGCGCTGGTCGAGCCGGGGGCGGAGCTCGAACGGCTGTTCAGCGGGACGGAGTGGGGCGAGGGGCCGGCCTGGCTGCCCTCCACCCGGAGTGTTCGGTTCAGCGACATCCCGAACGACCGCATCCTCGAGTACGACCCGGCCACGGGGCGCACCGCCGTGCACCGATCCGGGGTCGAGTTCGTCAACGGCCGCACGGTCGATCTCGACGGACGGGTCGTGCAGTGCTCGCATGGCCTGCGCCGGATCGAGCGTGAGCACGACGGCGTGGTCACGCCCGTGGTGGAGCGGTGGGCCGGTGGCCGGTTCAACTCGCCGAACGACGTGGTGGTGGCCTCCGACGGCGCGATCTGGTTCACCGACCCGCCCTACGGGATCCACGAGAGCGGCCGGGAGGGCCATCCGGGCGTCTCCGACTACGGCGCCTGCTACGTCTTCCGGCACGACGAGACCACCGGTGACACCGAGCCGGTGATCACCGACATGGTGCACCCGAACGGCATTGCGTTCTCCCCCGACGAGTCGGTGCTCTACGTCGCCGACACCGGGTTCCTGCAGGTGCCGGACGGGCCGCGGCACCTCAAGGCCTACCCGGCCGCCGGCGGGGCCGGCAGCGTGTTCGCGGTCGTCGAGCCGGGCGCGAGCGACGGGTTCCGGGTCGACGAGGCGGGTCGGATCTGGACCTCGAGCGGCGACGGCGTCCAGGTCCTCTCCCCCGCGGGCGAACTGCTGCTGAAGATCCCCGTACCGGAGGTCGTATCGAACGTGTGCTTCGGCGGCGACGACGGACGCGATCTCTACATCACCGCGAGCACGAGCCTCTACCGGATCCGCACCGCGACGGTTCAGGCCTCACGGCCGGTCGCAGGCGGGATGTCGAGGCCCAGCTCGACGAGCTGA
- a CDS encoding LacI family DNA-binding transcriptional regulator encodes MGRVTIRDVALHAGVAVGTVSHYLNHPDKVSDEKAQRIRTAIDALGFVRNDAGRQLRLGRSTAVAYIAPDVSNPYFAAIAEGVEQRASERGLAVFIANSRRSREREDAYLQLFEQQQVSGMLVASHGPIEDRLARIRSRGTPSVLVGQAAQSPEQPSLSIDDVMGGRLAASHLIGLGRRRVAFVGGPFGVRQVADRLTGASDAVHANPEVTLEVIDARDRTIRGGTEVGKALLARPEATRPDAIFAVNDLLALGIMHVLVAGGVRVPEDVALIGYDDIEFGEASLIPLSSVRLPHEAFGFAAVDLLLDEIAGTVGERHLVFDPELVVRASSVASGP; translated from the coding sequence ATGGGCCGCGTGACGATCCGCGACGTCGCGCTCCACGCCGGGGTGGCGGTCGGCACCGTGTCGCACTACCTCAACCACCCCGACAAGGTGTCCGACGAGAAGGCGCAGCGCATTCGTACCGCGATCGACGCGCTCGGCTTCGTCCGCAACGACGCGGGCCGCCAGCTGCGCCTCGGCCGGAGCACGGCGGTCGCCTACATCGCGCCCGACGTGAGCAACCCGTACTTCGCGGCGATCGCGGAGGGCGTGGAGCAGCGGGCGTCGGAGCGGGGGCTCGCCGTCTTCATCGCCAACTCGCGCCGCAGCCGGGAGCGGGAGGACGCCTACCTGCAGCTGTTCGAGCAGCAGCAGGTGAGCGGCATGCTGGTGGCCTCGCACGGGCCGATCGAGGACCGACTGGCCCGCATCCGGTCGCGCGGCACACCGTCGGTGCTCGTCGGGCAGGCCGCCCAGTCGCCGGAGCAGCCATCCCTGTCGATCGACGACGTCATGGGCGGGCGCCTCGCGGCCTCGCACCTGATCGGGCTGGGCAGACGCCGGGTGGCGTTCGTCGGCGGGCCGTTCGGGGTGCGGCAGGTCGCCGACCGGCTGACAGGGGCGAGCGACGCGGTGCACGCGAACCCCGAGGTCACCCTCGAGGTGATCGACGCGCGGGACCGGACGATCCGCGGCGGAACCGAGGTCGGCAAGGCACTGCTCGCCCGACCGGAGGCCACCCGGCCCGACGCGATCTTCGCGGTGAACGACCTGCTCGCGCTCGGCATCATGCACGTGCTGGTGGCGGGCGGGGTCCGGGTGCCGGAGGACGTCGCGCTGATCGGCTACGACGACATCGAGTTCGGCGAGGCGTCGCTGATCCCGCTCAGCTCCGTCCGGCTGCCCCACGAGGCCTTCGGCTTCGCCGCCGTCGACCTGCTGCTGGACGAGATCGCGGGCACGGTCGGCGAGCGGCACCTCGTGTTCGACCCGGAGCTGGTGGTTCGGGCGAGCTCGGTGGCGTCAGGCCCGTGA
- a CDS encoding TauD/TfdA family dioxygenase has protein sequence MTRDPGTVEQAAGIEVNPVAGYIGAEITGVDLADDLDDAQVAAIRAAVLRWKVVFFRGQRLDHAGHVAFARRFGQPVALGRRGSASPADFPEIETTADRLELGGRFGMEHDEWLERRRHTLLRGWHCDHGARVDPPAATILRAEAVPPYGGDTMWSNLAVAYAGLSAPVREFVAGLRAEHRLGVGYQPRPGDDAYARHLLDHQVASVHPLVRVHPETGERVLHVNGYYVERIVDVSRAESRAILDMLLEQAVRPEYTVRFRWEPGSVAFWDNRATIHLAPSDHAHLGAPRIMHRVMLAGEVPVGVDGRPSEPIIGSEPGCW, from the coding sequence ATGACGAGGGACCCAGGAACGGTGGAGCAGGCAGCCGGGATCGAGGTGAATCCGGTCGCCGGGTACATCGGGGCCGAGATCACGGGCGTCGATCTGGCGGACGACCTGGACGACGCCCAGGTCGCGGCGATCAGGGCGGCGGTGCTGCGCTGGAAGGTCGTGTTCTTCCGGGGGCAACGGCTGGACCACGCCGGGCACGTGGCGTTCGCGCGGCGGTTCGGGCAGCCCGTCGCGCTGGGCAGGCGCGGGAGCGCGTCCCCTGCTGACTTCCCGGAGATCGAGACCACCGCCGACCGGTTGGAGCTGGGCGGGCGGTTCGGCATGGAGCACGACGAGTGGTTGGAGCGCCGCAGGCACACCCTGCTGCGCGGCTGGCACTGCGACCACGGCGCTCGGGTCGACCCGCCGGCCGCAACCATTCTGCGCGCCGAGGCGGTGCCGCCCTACGGCGGTGACACCATGTGGTCCAACCTGGCGGTGGCGTATGCCGGGCTGTCCGCGCCGGTGCGGGAGTTCGTGGCGGGCCTGAGGGCCGAGCACCGGCTCGGCGTCGGCTACCAGCCCCGACCAGGCGATGACGCCTACGCCCGCCACCTGCTGGACCACCAGGTCGCATCGGTGCACCCGCTGGTGCGCGTGCATCCCGAGACCGGGGAGCGGGTGCTTCACGTCAACGGCTACTACGTCGAGCGCATCGTCGACGTCTCGCGCGCGGAGAGCCGGGCCATCCTGGACATGCTGCTGGAGCAGGCCGTCCGGCCCGAGTACACGGTCCGCTTCCGATGGGAGCCGGGGAGCGTGGCCTTCTGGGACAACCGCGCCACGATCCACCTGGCCCCCAGCGACCACGCCCACCTCGGTGCCCCGAGGATCATGCACCGGGTGATGCTGGCCGGTGAGGTGCCCGTGGGTGTCGACGGCAGGCCGTCCGAGCCGATCATCGGCAGCGAACCCGGGTGCTGGTGA
- a CDS encoding CPBP family intramembrane glutamic endopeptidase, whose product MTRSGSSTRSSALREAGVFLGIAYALALAIALALPRAGIAPLISILVPVIAVAITVPVMLPRGERRAAWAAVGFGRPPWRSMLVGVVGTMAVLALSYAIAAAVGVVRFTAPDGGIGGWVLELVLTLVVFGVVLLGEEIGWRGFLLLRFGAVMSGRRAVLATGACQAAFHLPLLTLTTTYQAEGSRWIVVPMVMATLTLAGVWYGWLRLWSGSIWPVSYAHSAFNSVLQGGPRVVIATSPAAMAYTTTETGVVTLLIVLVMAVYLLTRRAGDFRVP is encoded by the coding sequence ATGACCCGGTCCGGCTCGTCGACGCGCTCGTCCGCCCTCCGCGAGGCCGGGGTCTTCCTCGGGATCGCATACGCGCTCGCGCTGGCGATCGCGCTCGCGCTTCCCCGAGCCGGGATCGCCCCGCTGATCAGCATCCTCGTGCCGGTCATCGCGGTCGCGATCACCGTGCCCGTCATGCTCCCCCGTGGTGAGCGGCGAGCGGCCTGGGCCGCCGTGGGGTTCGGGCGCCCGCCATGGCGATCGATGCTCGTCGGTGTGGTCGGGACGATGGCCGTCCTCGCCCTGAGCTACGCGATCGCCGCCGCGGTCGGCGTCGTCCGCTTCACGGCCCCGGACGGCGGCATCGGAGGCTGGGTGCTCGAGCTGGTGCTCACGCTCGTGGTGTTCGGGGTGGTCCTCCTCGGCGAGGAGATCGGGTGGCGCGGGTTCCTGCTGCTCAGGTTCGGTGCCGTCATGTCCGGCCGCCGCGCAGTACTGGCCACGGGCGCCTGCCAGGCGGCCTTCCACTTGCCGCTGCTGACGCTGACCACGACGTACCAGGCGGAGGGGAGCCGGTGGATCGTCGTGCCGATGGTGATGGCGACGCTGACGCTCGCCGGAGTCTGGTACGGCTGGCTGCGGCTGTGGTCGGGCTCCATCTGGCCCGTGAGCTACGCCCACAGCGCCTTCAACAGTGTCCTCCAAGGCGGTCCCCGGGTGGTGATCGCCACCTCACCCGCCGCGATGGCCTACACGACGACGGAGACCGGCGTCGTGACGCTGCTGATCGTCCTCGTCATGGCGGTGTACCTGCTGACGCGGCGGGCAGGTGACTTCCGGGTTCCCTAG
- a CDS encoding N-acetylmuramic acid 6-phosphate etherase, whose protein sequence is MDNPVALDLLPTEQVRPGLEDLDIRPVDDVVGELLAAEAGVAAALDAARAELAVAAAAIAERLGQGGRLVYVGAGTPGRIAALDAVECGPTFGVPDGTVVAVVAGGVEAAGRALEEAEDDAEAARESLSKLRLSDRDVVVGLTASGRTPFVVEALAAARTAGACTIAVTNNAGTPVARDADHRVELLTGPEVVGGSTRLTAGTAQKIALNVLSTAAMIHRGRTYGAWMVGVQAGNDKLRRRAARIVQEITGVTADRAAGALDAASGDTAVALVMLVRGDDPPAARVRLQAAGGHVRKALS, encoded by the coding sequence ATGGACAACCCCGTCGCGTTGGACCTGCTGCCCACCGAGCAGGTGCGGCCGGGCCTGGAGGACCTCGACATCCGGCCCGTCGACGACGTCGTCGGTGAGCTGCTCGCCGCCGAGGCAGGCGTCGCAGCAGCGCTGGACGCCGCCAGGGCCGAGCTCGCCGTCGCGGCGGCGGCGATCGCCGAGCGACTCGGACAGGGCGGGCGCCTGGTCTACGTCGGCGCCGGCACGCCCGGCCGGATCGCGGCGCTCGACGCCGTGGAGTGCGGGCCGACGTTCGGCGTGCCCGACGGCACCGTCGTGGCCGTGGTGGCAGGCGGGGTGGAGGCGGCCGGCCGGGCGCTCGAGGAGGCCGAGGACGACGCCGAGGCCGCTCGGGAGAGCCTCTCGAAGCTGCGACTGTCCGACCGGGACGTCGTCGTCGGGCTCACGGCATCGGGACGCACCCCCTTCGTCGTCGAGGCACTGGCCGCGGCCCGCACGGCGGGCGCCTGCACCATCGCCGTGACGAACAACGCAGGCACCCCCGTCGCCCGCGACGCAGACCACCGCGTCGAGCTGCTGACCGGGCCCGAGGTGGTCGGCGGCTCCACCCGCCTGACGGCAGGCACGGCGCAGAAGATCGCACTGAACGTGCTGTCGACGGCGGCGATGATCCACCGGGGCCGGACCTACGGGGCCTGGATGGTCGGGGTACAGGCAGGCAACGACAAGCTGCGCCGCCGGGCCGCGCGGATCGTGCAGGAGATCACCGGCGTGACCGCGGACCGGGCGGCCGGCGCGCTCGACGCCGCCTCGGGTGACACGGCGGTGGCCCTCGTGATGCTGGTGCGCGGCGACGACCCGCCGGCCGCCCGCGTCCGCCTGCAGGCCGCGGGCGGTCACGTCCGGAAAGCGTTGAGCTAA
- a CDS encoding ABC transporter substrate-binding protein, translating into MAFKAGLGRWGVAASVVLLAGCSALTPGSNSAQNGANEPARAVSTVLPNEPVTLRLAFTDGPEMVERLVAAFEAKHPQVTIEPQYTEFSDYTKSIKLTMTSNSPPDIAQYSVAMKDLIGSGHILGLDAYRDAYGWGEKFPPNGLSQLTSDESGKVAGTGSLYGVPAGLSLTGVFYNKQLAAQAGISAPPRTLAEFEQALAKARDAGLTPLAVGALDSGALHLWAALLNVMVPTQEYRDWVNGQPNGSLTGPAALAATEKVAEWARNGYITESANGTGQSQSTASFASGDSVFLMNGNWAAAQIAAELGEGAGFFLMPGQSPDEPATGSGFSVSYTISPASQHPDVAAAFLDFLASPEAAAIESAGGFLPPNVDAAPAQTGVQGDLQNAYARVIEADGLNAYPDFAAPAAYDRMASGLQALIAGEGDPQAFLTQVQEIRDDYQAK; encoded by the coding sequence ATGGCGTTCAAAGCAGGCCTCGGCCGGTGGGGAGTGGCCGCGTCGGTGGTGCTCCTGGCGGGGTGCAGCGCGCTGACCCCCGGCAGCAACTCCGCGCAGAACGGTGCGAACGAGCCCGCGCGGGCCGTGTCGACTGTCCTGCCGAACGAGCCGGTGACGCTCCGGCTCGCGTTCACCGACGGGCCCGAGATGGTCGAGCGGCTCGTGGCGGCGTTCGAGGCGAAGCACCCGCAGGTGACGATCGAGCCGCAGTACACGGAGTTCAGCGACTACACGAAGAGCATCAAGCTCACGATGACGTCGAACTCGCCGCCCGACATCGCGCAGTACAGCGTGGCGATGAAGGACCTCATCGGGAGCGGCCACATCCTCGGGCTCGACGCCTACCGGGACGCCTACGGCTGGGGGGAGAAGTTCCCGCCGAACGGTCTGAGCCAGTTGACCTCGGACGAGAGCGGCAAGGTGGCGGGCACCGGCAGCCTCTACGGCGTCCCCGCCGGCCTGTCGCTCACCGGCGTCTTCTACAACAAGCAGCTCGCGGCGCAGGCCGGGATCAGCGCCCCGCCCCGTACCCTCGCGGAGTTCGAGCAGGCGCTCGCCAAGGCACGGGACGCCGGGCTCACCCCGCTCGCCGTCGGGGCGCTGGACTCCGGCGCCCTGCACCTCTGGGCCGCCCTGCTCAACGTCATGGTGCCGACGCAGGAGTACCGCGACTGGGTCAACGGCCAGCCGAACGGATCGTTGACCGGGCCTGCGGCGCTGGCCGCCACCGAGAAGGTGGCCGAGTGGGCCCGCAACGGCTACATCACCGAATCCGCCAACGGCACCGGCCAATCCCAGTCCACCGCCTCCTTCGCGAGCGGCGACAGCGTGTTCCTCATGAACGGCAACTGGGCCGCGGCGCAGATCGCCGCCGAGCTGGGCGAGGGCGCCGGGTTCTTCCTGATGCCCGGCCAGAGCCCGGACGAGCCCGCCACCGGGTCTGGCTTCAGCGTGTCGTACACGATCTCGCCGGCGAGCCAGCACCCCGATGTGGCCGCGGCGTTCCTCGACTTCCTCGCCTCTCCCGAGGCGGCGGCGATCGAGAGCGCGGGCGGGTTCCTGCCGCCCAACGTCGACGCGGCGCCCGCGCAGACCGGGGTGCAGGGCGACCTGCAAAACGCCTATGCCCGCGTGATCGAGGCGGACGGCCTCAACGCCTACCCAGACTTCGCGGCGCCCGCCGCCTACGACCGCATGGCATCAGGGCTGCAGGCGCTGATCGCGGGTGAAGGGGACCCGCAGGCGTTCCTCACGCAGGTCCAGGAGATCCGTGACGACTACCAGGCGAAGTAG
- a CDS encoding carbohydrate ABC transporter permease, whose protein sequence is MARRRSPRGYLFVLPALLFYVTFAILPALHTAYLSLFDWDGITLATFVGLGNYLEVLTDPDLRAAVVHALVLVVFFSWIPIVLGMLMVGLLARHRQRGMTAFRVLYFLPQIVPLVAVGITWRWMYGEDGVVNQVLRFVGLDAVTRAWLGDFDAALIAVGLVGTWAMSGLCMMLFLSGVQKVDTNLYEAARLDGAGPVREFVTVTLPALRGEVAVAMTVTTVAALASFDIVYVTTNGGPADRTTVPGLLVYRLAFTESEVGLAAALATVLAALILVVVFAITRLSRSE, encoded by the coding sequence GTGGCCCGCCGCCGGTCGCCGCGCGGCTACCTCTTCGTCCTGCCAGCCCTGCTGTTCTACGTGACCTTCGCGATCCTCCCCGCACTGCATACGGCGTACCTGTCGCTCTTCGACTGGGACGGGATCACCCTTGCCACGTTCGTCGGGCTGGGCAACTACCTGGAGGTGCTCACCGACCCGGACCTGCGCGCGGCCGTGGTGCACGCCCTCGTCCTGGTGGTGTTCTTCTCCTGGATCCCGATCGTGCTCGGCATGCTGATGGTCGGCCTGCTCGCCCGGCACCGGCAGCGGGGCATGACCGCGTTCCGGGTGCTGTACTTCCTGCCGCAGATCGTGCCGCTGGTGGCCGTCGGCATCACGTGGCGCTGGATGTACGGCGAGGACGGCGTCGTCAACCAGGTGTTGCGATTCGTCGGGCTCGACGCCGTCACGCGCGCCTGGCTGGGTGACTTCGACGCCGCGCTGATCGCCGTGGGCCTGGTCGGCACCTGGGCCATGAGCGGGCTGTGCATGATGCTGTTCCTGTCCGGCGTCCAGAAGGTCGACACCAACCTCTACGAAGCCGCGCGGCTCGACGGCGCCGGGCCGGTCCGCGAATTCGTCACCGTGACGCTCCCGGCGCTGCGCGGCGAGGTGGCCGTCGCCATGACCGTGACGACGGTGGCGGCCCTGGCCAGCTTCGACATCGTCTACGTCACGACGAACGGCGGGCCTGCCGACCGCACGACGGTGCCCGGGCTGCTGGTGTACCGCCTCGCGTTCACCGAGAGCGAGGTCGGCCTCGCCGCGGCACTGGCCACCGTGCTCGCCGCGCTGATCCTCGTGGTCGTCTTCGCCATCACCCGGCTGTCGAGGTCCGAATGA
- a CDS encoding carbohydrate ABC transporter permease, which produces MSSRVERYSGFAILVVLATGIVIPFLSIFLASMQPSGSAVTGLSWPEQWSLENYRQAWTVAGFSGLLQNSLVVALVVVPVSLIISTLAGYALGTMDLPGGNAVFLFFVAGLTIPVELIVIPLYFDLQLVGLTNSLWGVVLAEIALFMPFSVFWMRTHFRATPKELIEAARIDGASAVTILRRVLLPLARPSLTTLAVLVFMWSWNQFLLVLILIQDPDRRTAPAGLGFFVGQHTTDIPVLSAGTVIVILPILVLYLVFQRSFIAGLLQGALKG; this is translated from the coding sequence ATGAGCTCCCGCGTCGAGCGATACAGCGGTTTCGCCATCCTGGTGGTGCTGGCGACCGGCATCGTGATCCCGTTCCTGTCCATCTTCCTGGCGTCGATGCAGCCGTCCGGGAGCGCGGTGACCGGGCTGTCCTGGCCAGAGCAGTGGAGCCTCGAGAACTACCGGCAGGCGTGGACGGTGGCCGGCTTTTCCGGGCTGCTGCAGAACAGCCTGGTGGTCGCGCTGGTCGTCGTGCCGGTTTCCTTGATCATCTCGACGCTCGCGGGCTACGCGCTGGGAACGATGGACCTCCCCGGCGGCAACGCCGTGTTCCTGTTCTTCGTGGCCGGTCTGACGATCCCGGTCGAACTGATCGTCATCCCGCTCTACTTCGACCTGCAGCTGGTGGGGCTCACCAACTCGCTCTGGGGCGTGGTACTGGCCGAGATCGCCCTGTTCATGCCGTTCAGCGTGTTCTGGATGCGCACCCATTTCCGCGCCACCCCGAAGGAGCTGATCGAGGCCGCCCGGATCGACGGCGCGTCGGCGGTGACGATCCTGCGCCGCGTGCTGCTGCCACTGGCCCGGCCGTCGCTGACGACCCTCGCGGTGCTGGTGTTCATGTGGTCGTGGAACCAGTTCCTGCTGGTCCTGATCCTGATCCAGGACCCGGATCGCCGCACCGCGCCCGCCGGGCTGGGCTTCTTCGTCGGCCAGCACACGACCGACATCCCGGTACTCTCGGCCGGCACGGTGATCGTGATCCTGCCGATCCTCGTGCTCTACCTGGTGTTCCAGCGCAGCTTCATCGCCGGGCTCCTGCAGGGAGCGCTGAAGGGATGA
- a CDS encoding alpha-N-acetylglucosaminidase, producing the protein MSARELLERVLGPRADEFDVEITDGPDAFEVEASGGRVLLRGTNGVAIASALRHYLKACGCHVTWDDPVPSLPARLPPLRAQVTSPWRYRYHFNFCTFGYSTAFWNWARWEREIDWMALHGVNLPLAVVGHEAIWLRVLARFGLDDAAARAHVGSPAFFPWTWMGCVHDHGAPVTDAWVDAHVELGHKILERQRSLGMIPVLPGFPGYVPAALAGDRGVDVDWMGFRNRALSPRDPLFHEFGLALLREQEREFGSDGFYAVDPYIEGSPPDGDPAAIADLAGAIAATLTAHDPRNVWVLQGWPFGYRADFWDAERIEAFLGAMPRDRTLVLDLWADHEPVSGSFAGRPWLWCMLHSLGGRPGMHAGLDAVASEPGRLSAGLSGIGATTESLDRDPVAYEMVADVVWHGRIPSIDDWFDEYARLRYGRRDERLEKAWRLLAPALYLRSDRPGPAMSIVMCRPRLDDDLRPHRPVNLAAPFGSPDPALVEAWDLMVDSAVEHGASPGLARDLVDVGQEVLTRLAKSAYDAVVAGSRSGADFLACLELIDRLAATRRDYLLGTWERQARAWGGPALQQDARRLLTSWVEPGHVLQDYAGRHWAGLVGGYYLPRWRLWLRALEEGWDVARFEAGLRAFEERWLADPRPSPDEPLPDAVAVAAAVRDRYHHLAAEAQH; encoded by the coding sequence ATGAGCGCGCGTGAGCTGCTGGAGCGCGTGCTCGGTCCGCGCGCGGACGAGTTCGACGTCGAGATCACCGACGGCCCGGACGCGTTCGAGGTCGAGGCATCGGGTGGCCGTGTTCTGCTGCGAGGCACCAACGGAGTCGCGATCGCGTCGGCGCTGCGGCACTACTTGAAGGCCTGCGGCTGTCACGTCACCTGGGACGACCCGGTGCCTTCGTTGCCGGCACGGCTGCCGCCGCTGCGAGCGCAGGTCACGAGCCCGTGGCGCTACCGGTACCACTTCAACTTCTGCACCTTCGGCTACTCCACCGCGTTCTGGAACTGGGCGCGGTGGGAGCGCGAGATCGACTGGATGGCGTTGCACGGGGTGAACCTGCCGCTGGCCGTCGTCGGGCACGAGGCGATCTGGCTGCGGGTGCTCGCGAGGTTCGGCCTCGACGACGCCGCGGCGCGGGCGCACGTCGGTAGCCCGGCGTTCTTCCCGTGGACATGGATGGGCTGCGTCCACGACCACGGCGCGCCGGTCACCGACGCGTGGGTCGACGCGCACGTCGAGCTGGGGCACAAGATCCTGGAGCGCCAGCGCAGCCTCGGGATGATCCCGGTGCTGCCCGGGTTCCCCGGGTACGTGCCGGCCGCGCTGGCCGGCGACCGCGGCGTCGACGTCGACTGGATGGGTTTCCGGAACCGCGCGCTGTCGCCCCGCGACCCGCTGTTCCACGAGTTCGGACTCGCGCTGCTGCGCGAGCAGGAACGCGAGTTCGGCTCGGACGGCTTCTACGCGGTCGACCCGTACATCGAGGGCTCCCCGCCCGACGGCGACCCGGCGGCGATCGCCGACCTCGCCGGCGCGATCGCCGCCACCCTCACCGCCCACGACCCCCGCAACGTGTGGGTCCTGCAGGGCTGGCCGTTCGGCTACCGGGCCGACTTCTGGGACGCCGAGCGCATCGAGGCATTCCTCGGTGCGATGCCGCGCGATCGCACGCTCGTACTGGACCTGTGGGCCGACCACGAACCGGTCTCGGGATCCTTCGCCGGCCGACCGTGGCTGTGGTGCATGCTGCACAGCCTCGGCGGCCGCCCCGGGATGCACGCAGGGCTGGACGCCGTGGCCTCCGAGCCCGGTCGGCTCTCCGCTGGGCTCTCGGGCATCGGGGCTACCACGGAGTCGCTCGACCGCGACCCGGTGGCGTACGAGATGGTTGCCGACGTCGTGTGGCACGGCCGGATCCCGTCGATCGACGACTGGTTCGACGAGTACGCGCGGCTGCGCTACGGCCGGCGCGACGAGCGGCTGGAGAAGGCGTGGCGGCTGCTGGCCCCCGCGCTCTACCTGCGCTCGGACCGGCCGGGCCCGGCGATGTCGATCGTGATGTGCCGGCCCCGCCTCGATGACGACCTGCGCCCACACCGGCCGGTGAACCTCGCGGCGCCGTTCGGGTCGCCCGACCCCGCGTTGGTCGAGGCCTGGGACCTGATGGTCGACAGCGCCGTCGAGCACGGCGCGTCGCCCGGCCTCGCCCGTGACCTCGTCGACGTGGGGCAGGAAGTGCTCACCCGCCTCGCGAAGAGCGCCTACGACGCCGTGGTCGCGGGCTCCCGGTCCGGCGCGGACTTCCTCGCGTGCCTCGAGTTGATCGATCGGCTGGCAGCCACCCGCCGCGACTACCTGCTCGGCACGTGGGAGCGGCAGGCTCGCGCGTGGGGCGGCCCGGCGCTGCAACAGGACGCGCGCCGGTTGCTCACGTCCTGGGTCGAGCCCGGCCACGTGCTGCAGGACTACGCGGGCCGCCACTGGGCCGGCCTGGTCGGCGGGTACTACCTGCCGCGCTGGCGCCTCTGGTTGCGGGCGTTGGAGGAGGGCTGGGACGTCGCGCGCTTCGAGGCCGGGCTGCGCGCGTTCGAGGAACGCTGGCTGGCGGACCCGCGGCCCTCGCCGGACGAGCCGCTGCCAGACGCGGTCGCCGTTGCCGCGGCGGTGCGGGACCGGTACCACCACCTGGCGGCGGAAGCGCAACACTGA